The Medicago truncatula cultivar Jemalong A17 chromosome 7, MtrunA17r5.0-ANR, whole genome shotgun sequence genome includes the window CTCGCCTCTTGACCCTTACTTCGAGATGCCCCAATCCTGATCTCTTTTTTGTCTTCTTCGGTGCCCAAATTGATCATTTCTAATTCTTCTCCAAAAGGCTGAACGGTCTTTCTTTCCCGTTCGAGCAGCCGAGAGATTTCGTCAGGAATCTCTTCAACCCCTTCTTCTTCCGCCTCATACAcagggaactcaaagttgggagagatcATAGGGCTATGTTGCTCAAAGGGTTCATTGTTTTTCAATCTGcacatatgattgatgattttagaaaattagTAAATGCAGATTTTTCGAaggttgttttatatttttggttttttgtattaccatttttttcagaaaaaagcttaaaagaaaaatgagacaaaaagTCGGGAACAAAAcgacatttttatttgattgatgatAATCTCTTGAAGCAAAAAGCCCTAGATAGATTCACTTTCGCTTGGGGCGGGGcgaaagggtttttttttttgtaaaaacattaAAGACAAAATAAGTGCATTACTTGGACAAGTGAGTAATAAAAggaacatcaacaacaacccaATTGTGGCTAGACCCTCCCTGTGTCACAAAACTTCGAGGCACTTCTTCCGGATCATCTTTGATGATTGCATGAATGAAACCGGAACTGTGGAAAGTACCCTTTATTGGCTCGACGACGGTTCTTGTTTTGGACGAATCAGCTGATGGAAAGAAACCCAGCCCTTCTCGGCGTTAGTTTTCTGGCAGTTCTATCAACTTTCCCCAGCTTGCAGATCCTCCGGTTTGTATTACCTTGTGAGCATCCTTCAGAGAAGAAATAGATGCCTCACTCTTCTTGGTACGCTCTTCTTCCATGGAAAATTCTTGAAAAGGTGTCCCTTCAACACTGTCAACCTCGATGAATGAGAAAGACGACAAATGGCTCACCAACAAAGCCTCTTCACCATTCACTGTTACCAGCTTCCCATTCCTCACGAATTTCAACTTTTGATTCAGTGTAGACGTCACTGCCCCCGCCTCATGGATCCAGGACCGGCCTAGCAGGCAACTATATGATGCCtgaatgtccatcacttggaaattAATCTGGAAAACTTGTGGCCCAATTGTAATAGGCAGGAGTACCTCTCCAAGAACATTCTTCCTTGAACCATCAAAAGCTTTCACCATTACTCCACTCCGTCTCAAAGGAATACCCTGGTAAGAGAGATGGCCATAGGTTGTCTTGGCCATCACGTTCAGAGCCGAACCGGTGTCTACTAGTACATTTGACAAAGCGTCAGTCTTGCAATTCAACGATATATGTAATGCCAAGTTATGGTTCTTTCCTTCTGCTGGGAGCTCTTCAGCACTGAAACTCAAATTGTTACATGCAGTGATATTCCCGACTATCCCACCAAATTGGCCCACGGTTACGTCATAGTCCACAAAAGCTTGTTCCAGGACCTTCATCAGTGCTTCCTTGTGAGCCTCAGAATTCAGTAACAAAGACATTATGGATATTTTTGACGGAGTCTGCATCAGTTAGTCAACAACCCTGTATTCACTCTTCTTTATCAACTTGAGAATTTCATCGAACTCTGAACTTGCATCGGCCCCATTGGACTGGCTTACCTCTTTGACAGCACGGGGATCCTTAGCCGGAGCTTCCTCAATCATTGGAGCACTAACTTTCTTCGGGAACACTATAGGAACAACACGCCCATTTCTCAGTATTCTACTGTCCCCAGCCACGTTACTCACATAAGGCAAAGGCGGTATTGGAACTTCATGACCACCTTCTATCATAGTGGCATTGTATTTGTAAGGAATAGCCTTCTCGGATACATACGGTATTGGACCAGGCAAGCAGATCACTAAAAGAGTAGCTGTTGACTTCCGACTATCATAGAATATCTCAAAAGGCTGTTCAGGAGTTATaacacataaatcatcacagcTTCTTTCGACAATGAGTTCTCCTCGGTCCAAAAGTCCTTGAATATCACCTCTTACTTTCTGACATCCCCCGGATTTTAGCTGGCACACTTCGCAGATATCATGATCATGCTCAAAAAGGTTCACTTTGCATAACTTGGCATGTAATGAGACTAGGGGTGTTTGGATGTGTTGGACGTCAAGAATGAGGTGAGTCCTTTGGCAATCTTCGACCATGTTGACGGCTGGAGCACCATGGTTTGGTAATGGATTTGTTTGAACATTCGGTGCTGAGTCCGTAAAAGTTATCTTTCCGTCATTGATTAGCCTCTGTACCGTGCTTTCAAAGGCATAACAGGTTTCAATATTATGACCACGACCCCCTTGATGGAAATCGCAAGTCTGGTCAAGTCTATACCAGGACGGCAATTTTTCTGGTACCGGAGGAGGTGCTCTAGTTTGGACCAAATTTTTCTTGAGTAACCCTGGAAGCAGCTCTGCATAGGGGACAGGGGTTGGGTCAATCGGCATCTTTGGTGgtcgaggttgttgttgttgataaggttgttgttgatatggGCGTTGTTGGTACGGTTGTTGGAGATTTTGTTGAGGGTATTGTTGTTGAGGATATTGTGGTTGAGGATATTGTTGTTGAGGATATTGTGGGATTTGAGGATATTGTGGGGATTGAGGATGGCTATTTGTTGGTTGAATAGTATGGGCGGCGGGTGTGATAGCAGCAACGGGTTGATGGAttggataagtttgttgaggTCTTCCATGAGCCACCATACTGACttcttgttctttctttcttgggAGGTGACTCCCGAATTTCTTGGTTCCACTGGCAGAAGTTGCATCTTTTACTAAACGTCCTTCTCGGACCCCTTCTTCCAACTGCAcacccataccaaccatctcagcaAAGTTCTTGGGCGTACTTCCAACCATCCTTTCGTAGTAGAAAGAgttgagagtttttaagaagagtTTGGTCATCTCCTTTTCCTCTATACGCGGGTTGACTTGGGCAGTGGTATCTCTCCATCGCTGTGCGTACTCCTTGAATGTTTCCTTGTTCTCTTGAGTCATAGCTTGAAGATCACTTCGATCTGGAGCCATATCCACATTATAACTGTATTgctccacaaaagcttcacatagaTCACGGAAAGTTTGGATCTTTGTTTTGTCTAGATTCGTGTACCATTTTGAGGCGGGACTGGCCAAACTCTCTTGAAAGTAATAAATGAGGACTTGATCGTCCCGGGCATATGCGGACATCCTTCTTGCATACATTTTCAGATGTTCCTCAGGGCAAGAGTTCCCTTTATATTTCTCGAAATCTGGAATTTTGAATATGTGGGGTATCTGGACATTCGGCACTAAACAGAGATCGTAGGCGGTCTTCCCAAACTTCTCTTTCCCACGGAGAGCTTTCATTTCCTGGTTCATCATCTCATACTtctcttgtaagtcattcaccTTATCGTTGGCCTCCATATTCCCTGAATGGAAAATTGGTTCTTCACTTTGTGGAATAGTATGCATCACAGGTGCTGAGTAGGTCATAACGGCTGGAGGAACTCTTACGGGAGGCGGGGGAACATGAGCCATGTATTGATGGGTAGGCATCTGAGCTTCACAAGCAATAGGGCGGAATATTTCTCCTGCAGTAAGTGGCTGGAACCAAGGCACGGAACGTTGTGGAGTAGAGTGTGTCGGAGTGTCGGCACATATTGTCCATTCAGGGATAGCAGAGGAAGATGCTTCGGCCTGAATACTGATAGGAGGAGGTGGAGGCGCTTGTGATCGTGCTTGAACTTGTACTAGGGCTTGTGCTAGAGCTTGTGATTGAGCCTGGGCTTGAACTTGTGCTTGAGCTAGAGCTTGTGATTGAGCCTGGGCTTGAACTTGTGCTTGAGCTTGTGCTTCCCTCATTGTCTTCATCATTTCAGTCATTTCATTTATTTGAGCCTGCATGGATGCCACTTCTCCCCGGAGTACTTTATTTTCTTGCTCGAGATAATCCATCCTCCTCTTTACGTTTGCTCGAGTGTAGTGAGTACAGGTAGACTTGTAGAGGATACGTGGGGCCACCTTTTGAAATGGGTTGACCTTTTTTCTGGAAAAGAAAATTTGTGTGAGACTTTGATTTGAGACTATGAAATGCAGGATGATGCATGATGTTATGCAAAAAGAtagacatattttatttatcgaAGGACTTATAAAGCAATTTTGTAAACATTATAACTGAGAgcttcattgaataattaaaagtacttacaagataattccctttctaaaaacaaagccaagggataaacttacaaattaaaacaagataattccctttttaACAAATtgagccaagggatagactccaaagctaaaaaacataaaagataaaacaaatggGAAACGCTTGAGCTCTTGAAGTAGGCTACTCCTCGGAATCTGAATGTGCGTCATTGAAGAACTCCCAACGCTCCCTTGCACTGATAAATTGTGCAAGCCTCGTGCTCTGAGCTCGGATTTGAACATCCTTCTTTACTATTTGTCGCCTATACTTGCGAATCTCATGCTCCTGTTGCTCTATTTTACCACCCATAGTTTCCATCTTGAGCATAGCTTCATCATACTTCCTTTTCCAAGTAGTACCTACGCGGTTTGATTCGGCCAATTCCTCCTGGCACTCCTCCACTGTCTCAGGGGCCATGGGTAAGGATGGTGCTGGGGTAGTTGAAGATAGGTATCTTGGTAGGTGATAGGGTAGAACCAAATTGGAAGCTCTATCAATGACCCATTGAGTGTAAGACCCATATGAAAAGTCTGATTTCTTTGCCAATTGGCTTCTACTAAGTTTGTGAATAGCACGCCAAGCTTGAACAAATTGCCCTCTTTTATTTGAGGGATCTTCATGGTTAAAGTAGAACTCACCCTCCAAGTAGATGTTATCCGGCTTAGTTTCCATCGGGCATCCAAATTGACGTTTTGCAAGGATAGGGTTGTAGCTAATTCCTCCTTGCGTACCAAGAAGGGGTACATTTGAGTATTCTCCACAACTAACAATGATGTTGCTGAAGTCACAAGGAGCGTGATACCAGGCTATGTCAGATGGAGTAAGGGACATGATTCTTTTTGACCAAGAGAGATTTTTTGGATTGGCTTGAAAGGAATGGGTTTGAGGTAAATGAGAGATAAACCATTTGTATAGTAAGGGTGCACATCCAAGGATAGCTCCACGACCCACTTGATTTCGGTCGTGGATGGAATGATACATGTCGGCTAACAATGTGGGGACAGGGTTCTTTGTGAGGAAGATTTGAATGGCATGGATGTCAACATAATTATCAACATTTGGGAACAGTACAAGGCCGTAAATGAGTAAGGCTAGGATAGAGTAGAAGGCATCGACGTTGTCGACCTTGGCAAAATCGGAGGCTTGTTGGTAAAGGAATTTGGTAGGCAGGCTTGGAAGATTTCCTTTGATTGTGAGTTTCGCTTTTATGAGAGAGGTTTCGAGGTGGAGAGCATCCGCAATAGTGGCAGCCTTTGGAATGGGTTCAAAGCCAGTGAACGGTACCTTATCAAGCACTGGCAAGCCAACCAAGTAGGAGTATTCTTCGAGGGTAGGAACAAGTTGGTAGTCGGGAAAAGTAAAACAGTGGTAAGCAGGGTCATAGAACTGGACCAAGGTCTCCAAGCATCCCTTCTCAACATTTGTCCAGAGGATACCAAGCAACCTTCCATGACGATCACAAAAGTCTTCCGGACTAGCTACCTTAACTGCAAGCTCCCTTAAGTTCACCAAATCCAATTTCCTGAAAGTAAACTTCCTAGTGTTCCTTCTCTCCATATCTATgatatttgcaaaaaaaaactgtataagtccttcgatattttgatgagagaaaaaaaaatttttatgaatgaatgcatgtatgcatgattatgctaaagaacATGGAATGCATAGTGAGGTTTAAGtgttggagtcaagggtaaagacgccatttggtaagggcTACGGTTTCagatgtacctgtatcacgggctctaccaagttcccaaagtcattaaCCACTTTCGAATATTATCAGGTGACGGGACTACTCCCATTCCAACAGTattcgtaggaaagtctcgtttgggtgtagtatcgcgtatcaaccaatttaagactactcttgattagccaccgcactacgtcctaaaaggccatgATGGGTTAatggtaactaaaggtcctcaacaaCGACGGTCGCTTGAAAATAcaatgccaacacgactactcatgccaacataaattacttccaagatccctccattgagtggggttataccacatgaaccaaaacacgagacttgactctcggaaaggcactttggttataccaccatcctatcttatgtttccctcaagcccgggtgtaggacttatctcaccactcacgtttagaaagaaggaagaacatatatacacgtatttccatcctttatttttgtttttttagcaagttatagcacaaagaattaaataaagccaagttaggctcaaccctcttttaaggggggtccccagtgaagtcgccatttctgtcgcgtcatttttcggagatcaaggctatttgattagcttttgactcactaacttatttcacgactgaacatttaattttattaagaaaagggggaaaaagttcaaactacctctatttgaaaagatttagggttcgggggttagttacataaagggaaggtgttagcaccctttatgtccgtagtactctacgggaacctcttaattttatttactttttgtgctataactcgcttgcttattttgaaaagaaggaatgtgatgataaaaatgaaaaagaaagtgagacctaatttatctacattttttatgatttggaaggacatggtcctctgcctacgtacccgtgaaggatcaaaacctcgtagttcgggataaaaattgacgtttgatttgttgagtgttttttattggttttgaaaaggattttaaaatgaaaagccaagtggcaaataggaatttgtttgtattttttatgttaaaagaaaatgacttgaaatatgattaatgttgattgcaatttgatttatgaaagaataaaataaagacgatcacttgatttaggatcaaggtttgtttatgaaaatctttttgtggtttttgttacttgcatgttttttggtttttgaatattggactaaaattaaactaacggagcataaaaataaagcgtaggtACCTTATGGTGGCGTTGAACCACCACAAGGACCTTTGACCTAGGCTATGAAGCAAATAAGAGAGGCATACACACACGCACGCACACATGCATGATTTACATTAagcctagtttacattctaaggtctgcagaaaataaatgacaataaaaataaaatatttacattaaaGTCTAGTTTACATTCTAGTATCCTTGCtctaagaataaaataaatgaaataaataaataaacatgcatgaGAGAATATAAAATGGTAATTACAAtgctaaaagataaataaaatgtatgcaaataaaaattgggttcaatcacaaggtgggGGTGCAGCGGTATTATGGGGTGTGTGGAAACAAAACCAGTAAACTGGGCCACAGAGAACAGAGCGAACCGGGTCGGTTTATGGGTAACTGGAGTGGGTCATAAGGTTAAACATTAGCCGTCTGATTAAGATCAGACAGCTTTGGTTCAATCATGCAGAGGAGCAACATAGACCACAGGATCAAAGGATCAAAGGACCAGGGTGCGTGGATGCATGGCAAGGCCGTACACCCACGCGTATGGGATCAAAGAGGCCTATATATAGGTTGTAGTTCACAGAATTCATTCATTTCCAGCTTTCCTTCTCTCTCCTCACacgttttctctcttctctctcctattttcttcatcttctccgatggaGGTAAGGGggttccggcggcggcgccaccgtgccggaacccttatttttttaatttttttctaaacctacTCTATTTCTTCTTCTGGTTCCAATTTTATGTCTAGGATTTTCAAAACAGGCACGGTTCAACCTAGATCTAAAAagggaagaattttttttatacctttttAATTCGGATTTCTGAACGTGTTGAATCGGCTTGTTTTGAAGCGTTTCACGGTCTCCTTGATGTTGGAATCGGCTGCCGGTGCTGTTGTGTCACGGTTTTGGTGTTGTACGGCGTGGTAGGTTTGCGGTTGGACTCCGGCTGTGTGATCCGGCTTCTTGTGCGCGTCTCTGACTTTCTGTGTGTGTTTCCTCTCTGCTTTCTGTGCGTGTTTTGTGTTCTGCCGTGTGTTTCTTGTGTTGTGCAAGTTATGTATTTATAGGGCAAGGCTGATGCTTGGGTTTGTTGGTGCTGAGCCGAAAATCAGTAACTTGGGGAGGAGAAAAAGGGAACGCGTATCAGTTCCTGAGTTTTTGCAGAGGATTGGGATGAATGAAATCTGGATTGGAATGAATCGGATTTGGATGACGAAACGCGTTTGGGATTGGATCCGCCTCTGAGGCGTGTGACAGGCTGTGTGGATTGATGCGCGTGAACTTGGACCGTCTTAtggacaaaagaaaaataaataaacaataataataaaataaaaggatgaGGACTAAATgattagataaaataaaaaagatttaaaacgaaattaaagttaattaattaaaaagaatttaataaaagatggaaaccttaaaaataaaattaaaaaaaaattgagagaagagggccccaCTCGGAAtcaaatgaggtattttaaaatagctccctgccgaatttttacTAAAACGTCAGAGATTGATTAGGGTTAAGCGACACGTGttagtgggaccttaggtcaaaaattggggtatgacagatagGTTGCCCCTTTCCCCTTTCTCTAAGAAGAAGGTAAGCATCCCTCACTGCCGATCGCCTTCAGCAGGGTGAGCCTTCGCTTTTTGGATCGTCTTCTGCCCAATGTCAATGTGGTACCCTCCCGTTTTTGGTTCCCATTGGGTTTACCTTGTTTACAGGTCGACCCCATGGCAGCAAGAAAAAAAGGCGATCTTGTGCTATACTCCGGTGATCTCTTTCCTACCGAGGCACGCAAACCCCCATCGTGTCCCAGATCACATTCCGTAAATCGAAAGGGGAAGCCTACTCATCCATCAGCTCCTCTCGTAGATCGGTGCGGTTTTACGAAGCGTCTAAGCACAGTTCACTCGCGTTGATCAATCAAGAGCTTTGCCGCCACTCCTTAAGGTTACCTGTTGTATCAGACACTTCTTTAATTCTTTCCCACGCTGCATACCCCCTTATTCTTAAGGTAAGGTAAAGGGCCAGGCATGGTGGGGTAGGAGCATTCTGCCGGCAATCTTTTTGGCTTGACCAAGAAGTCTTATGTCCCCCGAGTCGCACGGCGTTTTAACCGAAAAAACTTCTTTCGCAATTCATGCTTTTCTGTTTTTATGACCagatattttttcttgatttccATTTCAAATTGTTCTCTGGACTTTTTATCAATATGAGGCGATCGTAACACAGTATATAAGACTCGTGATTCAGGCAATCCAATCTTCCGTGTGTAAGGCGGAAGCCCCCCAAAATGGTTTTCCAAAAATGGGTGATCAAAAGATCGAATCACTATGCGTATCTTGGTGGTCATTactttataatttctttttggcTTACTCCTCTTCCTGTTCTATTGATCAGAAGCATCCAGCAGCGCCACGGAATGGACCTAATCACCACCCCAGTAGATTAAGTACTGGAGTTCTCATCCTGGCTTTTCCACCTTAGTTTAGTAGTGGGTCTTATAACCAGGAGGAGTATtcccttcataaaaaaaacccCCCCGGGCTTATAGAAGCCAAAAATGGATTTGTATTGTCGGGGGTTTTCCCTTAGTGAAACCAGCCAGCGCTGAAGTTCGTCCTGGTTAGTACTGCCATCGATCTCGAGTTCATACCATACCAGGCGTAGCGCTTGCTCATAAATTGGACCCTGCGGCTGCCCCAGGTCTTCCAATTTATTTGCAACGAAGTCTACAATATCGTCGATAAGACGTTTCCGCTCCCCCTCTAGCTGAAGGAGGGCTATGTATGGTTTCGCGGCCGGAGCTGGCTGCTCCACGGAACTAGTGGAAGCCGACGCCGACCCATTTTGGATAGGAGCGGCGGGTCCGCCGGGGCGGGAAGGCTGATGCTGCTCTTGGTTTACGCTTGCTTCTGAGCCAGCATCAGCCCCAGAAGGATACATCCAAAGAGGGATTTCCTCGGCACTGAATAGTGCTCGCAAAAGAAATACGATTGCCAAGGAGACCGGACTCCCGAACCGTTGCCGAGTAAAGAGGAGGTTTAGAGACCTGCTGAAAAAGGTCCACTTTACTTTCAAAAGATCGGAATCAACGTCAATCAATAGAAATGCCAaaataaggaataaaaaaatgatagaaattcTTACCAAAAGAATTAGACATTCTTTGACCCTTGTTACTCATATCAGCACCCTAATATCATCTTTTTGGAAACCAATCGATGAAAGAACATGAAACCATTCTGATTCAATAGAGGTACGAGATACGGTTGGGGGCAATGAAGTAGGTGAAGTGGTTGGATTTTGTGAGCTGTTCCAACCACTGTTGGATGTGATTCCAAGAGACAAACGAGAATGAATACCACATAGAAGAGTAAAGACCAGGCACCCTAATAGAATGTTTAACAGATCCATTCTAGATCGACCGAATTGGTACGAAAGTTGTAACATGggaaaaccatataaaacacaACTTATTTGAATAACCCGGTGACCTACCAATTGTAGAAGTAGGATCTTTGGCAAGCAAAAAgcattgaaataataaaattcgAGTGTACCATCTTCTTTCTCATTTCGAGCAAAAGGTGCAGGAGGAATGGAGAAAAACTCGTGATTGGTGttgagtgtaacaccccgttttccc containing:
- the LOC120577015 gene encoding uncharacterized protein, coding for MTEMMKTMREAQAQAQVQAQAQSQALAQAQVQAQAQSQALAQALVQVQARSQAPPPPPISIQAEASSSAIPEWTICADTPTHSTPQRSVPWFQPLTAGEIFRPIACEAQMPTHQYMAHVPPPPVRVPPAVMTYSAPVMHTIPQSEEPIFHSGNMEANDKVNDLQEKYEMMNQEMKALRGKEKFGKTAYDLCLVPNVQIPHIFKIPDFEKYKGNSCPEEHLKMYARRMSAYARDDQVLIYYFQESLASPASKWYTNLDKTKIQTFRDLCEAFVEQYSYNVDMAPDRSDLQAMTQENKETFKEYAQRWRDTTAQVNPRIEEKEMTKLFLKTLNSFYYERMVGSTPKNFAEMVGMGVQLEEGVREGRLVKDATSASGTKKFGSHLPRKKEQEVSMVAHGRPQQTYPIHQPVAAITPAAHTIQPTNSHPQSPQYPQIPQYPQQQYPQPQYPQQQYPQQNLQQPYQQRPYQQQPYQQQQPRPPKMPIDPTPVPYAELLPGLLKKNLVQTRAPPPVPEKLPSWYRLDQTCDFHQGGRGHNIETCYAFESTVQRLINDGKITFTDSAPNVQTNPLPNHGAPAVNMVEDCQRTHLILDVQHIQTPLVSLHAKLCKVNLFEHDHDICEVCQLKSGGCQKVRGDIQGLLDRGELIVERSCDDLCVITPEQPFEIFYDSRKSTATLLVICLPGPIPYVSEKAIPYKYNATMIEGGHEVPIPPLPYVSNVAGDSRILRNGRVVPIVFPKKVSAPMIEEAPAKDPRAVKEVSQSNGADASSEFDEILKLIKKSEYRVVD